Proteins from a genomic interval of Thermodesulfobacteriota bacterium:
- a CDS encoding nitrilase-related carbon-nitrogen hydrolase, protein MPRIGLAQINARVGDIEGNLNKMLSYISSAKDAGVDIVCFPELSITGYPPEDLLLKPNFINDSITALEKVRKASQNITIIAGFPDKKEDIYNAAAIIHDKKIIDIYHKRYLPNYGVFDENRYFQSGARAPVYKLGNLMFGVNICEDIWYPGDPTRRQALLGDAQIIINISSSPYYASKV, encoded by the coding sequence ATGCCAAGAATAGGTTTAGCTCAGATAAATGCAAGAGTTGGAGACATAGAAGGGAATCTAAATAAGATGCTCTCCTATATTAGCTCTGCTAAAGATGCAGGGGTAGATATTGTATGCTTCCCCGAGCTCAGCATTACTGGGTACCCTCCGGAGGATCTTCTATTAAAACCCAATTTTATAAACGACAGCATAACAGCTCTTGAAAAAGTTAGAAAAGCTTCACAAAATATCACTATAATTGCTGGGTTCCCTGATAAGAAAGAAGACATCTACAACGCTGCTGCAATAATCCACGATAAAAAAATAATAGATATCTATCACAAGCGTTATTTGCCTAATTACGGAGTATTTGATGAGAACAGGTATTTTCAGTCCGGTGCACGTGCTCCTGTATACAAGCTAGGCAATCTAATGTTTGGAGTGAATATTTGTGAGGATATATGGTATCCGGGTGATCCAACCAGGCGCCAAGCGCTACTAGGTGATGCCCAAATTATCATCAACATCTCATCATCGCCGTATTATGCCTCCAAAGT